A genomic region of Streptomyces diastaticus subsp. diastaticus contains the following coding sequences:
- a CDS encoding ABC transporter permease: MSWLRRNLVVIAGLVTLAFLILPNAVVLAFSFNKPRGRFNYTWQEFSVDAWRDPCGAADLCGSLALSLQIAGWATLGATVLGVMVAFALVRHRFRARSTVSALIFLPMAMPEVVMAASLLTLFLNMGVQLGFWTILIAHIMFCLSFVVTAVKARVMSMDPRLEQAAQDLYAGPVQTFLRVTLPIAAPGIAAGALLAFALSFDDFIITNFNAGSTVTFPMYVWGSAQRGTPVQINVIGTAMFAVAILLVLAGMLLGNRRKKRAR, translated from the coding sequence ATGAGCTGGCTGCGCCGCAACCTCGTCGTCATCGCGGGCCTCGTCACGCTCGCCTTCCTGATCCTGCCCAACGCTGTCGTGCTCGCCTTCTCGTTCAACAAGCCCCGAGGCCGCTTCAACTACACGTGGCAGGAATTCTCCGTCGACGCGTGGCGGGACCCCTGCGGTGCCGCCGACCTGTGCGGCTCGCTCGCCCTCAGCCTTCAGATCGCCGGCTGGGCGACGCTCGGGGCGACCGTGCTGGGCGTCATGGTCGCGTTCGCACTGGTCCGCCACCGGTTCCGGGCGCGCTCCACGGTCAGCGCGCTGATCTTCCTGCCGATGGCCATGCCGGAAGTCGTGATGGCCGCCTCGCTGCTCACCCTCTTCCTCAACATGGGGGTGCAGCTCGGATTCTGGACGATCCTCATCGCCCACATCATGTTCTGCCTGAGCTTCGTCGTCACCGCCGTCAAGGCTCGGGTGATGTCGATGGACCCGCGCCTGGAACAGGCCGCCCAGGACCTCTACGCCGGCCCCGTGCAGACCTTCCTGCGCGTGACACTGCCCATCGCCGCCCCCGGCATCGCGGCCGGTGCCCTGCTGGCCTTCGCCCTGTCGTTCGACGACTTCATCATCACCAACTTCAACGCCGGTTCCACGGTCACCTTCCCCATGTACGTGTGGGGCTCGGCGCAGCGTGGGACGCCTGTCCAGATCAACGTGATCGGCACCGCCATGTTCGCGGTCGCCATCCTCCTCGTCCTCGCCGGGATGCTGCTCGGCAACCGGCGCAAGAAGCGGGCCCGATGA
- a CDS encoding NAD(P)/FAD-dependent oxidoreductase, with protein sequence MAARAMTSRSAALSDASPVPFWLDAPGRPTPEPALVGDARCDLLVVGGGYSGLWTALLAKERDPGRDVLLLEGREVGWAASGRNGGFCAASLTHGTANGLSRWPAEMRLLEELGARNLDAIESAVHRYGMDCAFERSGEISVATQPHHVTGLRDLYEEMDAAGLAAGCELLDEDAVRAHVDSPTFLGGLWDRDGVALVDPARLAWGLKAACLSLGVRVHEGTPATSLARHGAGMEVRTLRGGTVRCAQVALGTNVFPSLVRRTRPLTVPVYDYALMTEPLDAAQLAAIGWHDRQGLGDSANQFHYFRLSSDNRILWGGYDAIYPYGGKMRAALDQRPETFDRLADHFFACFPQLEGVRFTHAWGGAIDTCSRFSAFFGTAHGGRVAYAAGYTGLGVGATRFGADVMLDLLGGEETERTSLEMVRTKPLPFPPEPFAWAGVALTKWSLARADERGGRRNLWLRAMDRMGMGFDS encoded by the coding sequence ATGGCCGCACGTGCCATGACCAGCAGGTCAGCCGCTCTGTCGGACGCTTCGCCCGTCCCGTTCTGGCTCGACGCCCCAGGGCGCCCCACTCCCGAACCCGCCCTCGTCGGCGATGCCCGCTGCGACCTGCTGGTCGTGGGCGGCGGCTACAGCGGACTGTGGACGGCGCTCCTCGCCAAGGAACGCGATCCCGGCCGCGATGTGCTCCTGCTGGAGGGCCGGGAGGTCGGCTGGGCGGCCTCGGGCCGCAACGGCGGATTCTGCGCCGCGTCCCTCACTCACGGCACCGCCAACGGTCTCTCGCGCTGGCCGGCCGAGATGCGCCTCCTGGAAGAGCTCGGCGCCCGCAACCTCGACGCCATCGAATCCGCGGTTCACCGGTACGGCATGGACTGTGCCTTCGAACGCAGCGGGGAGATCTCGGTCGCCACCCAGCCCCACCACGTGACCGGGTTGCGCGACCTGTACGAGGAGATGGACGCCGCGGGCCTCGCGGCCGGCTGCGAACTGCTCGACGAGGACGCCGTGCGTGCCCACGTCGACTCGCCGACCTTCCTGGGCGGTCTCTGGGACCGCGACGGCGTGGCCCTGGTCGATCCCGCGCGGCTCGCCTGGGGCCTGAAGGCCGCCTGTCTGTCATTGGGCGTACGCGTCCACGAAGGCACCCCCGCCACGTCCCTCGCCCGCCACGGGGCGGGGATGGAGGTGCGCACGCTGCGGGGCGGCACGGTGCGCTGCGCGCAGGTCGCTCTCGGCACCAACGTCTTCCCCTCCCTCGTACGCCGCACCCGCCCCCTCACCGTCCCGGTCTACGACTACGCCCTGATGACCGAGCCGCTCGACGCCGCGCAACTCGCCGCCATCGGCTGGCACGACCGCCAGGGCCTCGGCGACAGCGCCAACCAGTTCCACTACTTCCGGCTGTCCTCGGACAACCGGATCCTGTGGGGTGGCTACGACGCGATCTACCCGTACGGCGGGAAGATGCGTGCCGCCCTGGACCAGCGACCCGAGACCTTCGACCGCCTGGCCGACCACTTCTTCGCGTGCTTCCCCCAACTGGAGGGCGTCCGCTTCACCCACGCCTGGGGAGGGGCGATCGACACCTGCTCGCGCTTCTCCGCCTTCTTCGGCACCGCGCACGGGGGGCGCGTCGCGTACGCGGCCGGCTACACGGGGCTCGGGGTCGGGGCCACCCGCTTCGGCGCCGACGTGATGCTCGACCTCCTCGGCGGAGAGGAGACCGAACGGACCTCTCTGGAAATGGTCCGCACCAAACCGCTGCCCTTCCCGCCGGAACCCTTCGCCTGGGCAGGCGTCGCTCTGACCAAGTGGTCGCTGGCGCGAGCGGACGAACGGGGCGGCCGTCGCAATCTCTGGCTGCGGGCCATGGACCGGATGGGCATGGGGTTCGACAGCTGA
- a CDS encoding ABC transporter permease, which translates to MTATPTKPPGAAPPRPRKRRGRLTPYWLLFPGILWLLVFFALPMVYQASTSVQTGSLEDGFQVTWHFATYGEALAEYWPQFLRSVLYAGAATVLCLVLGYPLAYLIAFRAGRWRGVVLILVIAPFFTSFLIRTLAWKTILSDGGPVVAVLNSLHVLDVTGWLGLTQGDRLLATPLAVICGLTYNFLPFMILPLYTSLERVDGRLHEAAGDLYAHPFTTFRKVTFPLSMPGVVSGTLLTFIPASGDYVNADLLGSTDTRMIGNVIQTQFLRILDYPTAAALSFILMAAILFMVTFHIRKSGTEELVR; encoded by the coding sequence ATGACCGCCACTCCGACCAAGCCGCCGGGCGCCGCGCCGCCTCGTCCGCGTAAACGGCGCGGCCGCCTCACCCCGTACTGGCTGCTGTTCCCCGGCATTCTCTGGCTGCTCGTCTTCTTCGCGCTGCCGATGGTCTACCAGGCGTCGACCTCGGTGCAGACCGGGTCGCTGGAGGACGGCTTCCAGGTGACGTGGCACTTCGCCACCTACGGGGAGGCGCTGGCCGAATACTGGCCCCAGTTCCTGCGCTCCGTGCTGTACGCGGGGGCGGCCACGGTGCTCTGTCTCGTGCTGGGGTACCCGCTGGCGTACCTCATCGCCTTCCGGGCGGGGCGGTGGCGCGGAGTGGTGCTGATCCTGGTGATCGCGCCGTTCTTCACCAGCTTCCTGATCCGCACGCTCGCCTGGAAGACGATCCTCTCGGACGGCGGGCCCGTCGTGGCCGTGCTGAACAGCCTCCACGTCCTCGATGTCACCGGTTGGCTCGGACTCACCCAGGGCGACCGCCTGCTCGCCACCCCCCTCGCGGTCATCTGCGGCCTCACGTACAACTTCCTGCCGTTCATGATCCTGCCGCTGTACACCTCGCTGGAACGCGTCGACGGGCGGCTGCACGAAGCGGCGGGGGACCTGTACGCGCACCCCTTCACGACGTTCCGGAAGGTGACGTTCCCGCTGTCGATGCCCGGTGTCGTCTCCGGGACGCTGCTGACCTTCATCCCGGCCAGCGGTGACTACGTCAACGCCGACCTGCTCGGCTCCACCGACACACGGATGATCGGCAACGTCATCCAGACACAGTTCCTGCGCATCCTCGACTACCCGACGGCGGCCGCGCTCTCCTTCATCCTCATGGCGGCGATCCTGTTCATGGTCACCTTCCACATCCGTAAGTCCGGGACGGAGGAGCTGGTCCGATGA
- a CDS encoding bifunctional DNA primase/polymerase — MTGFQMKTAVEWLLSAAPDAATCRRRWERDPHGMVLLPAGGLWDVLVLPGELGHPTLDVLSRCADRPGPVLSESGGVRLGFFVPPGTASRWLGTGVRAVGRGAWIVVPHPGRPAGVTNWLVRPDGSGTLNDPGLLELAMHEAVAGEG; from the coding sequence ATGACGGGGTTCCAGATGAAGACGGCTGTCGAATGGCTGCTGTCCGCCGCGCCGGACGCGGCCACGTGCCGTCGGCGCTGGGAGCGCGATCCGCACGGCATGGTTCTGCTGCCGGCGGGGGGTCTGTGGGACGTGCTGGTCCTTCCCGGGGAGCTTGGGCACCCCACTCTCGACGTGCTGAGTCGGTGTGCCGACCGGCCTGGCCCGGTGCTCTCGGAGTCGGGCGGGGTGCGGCTCGGCTTCTTCGTGCCGCCCGGCACCGCGTCACGGTGGCTGGGCACGGGCGTCCGCGCGGTCGGGCGCGGCGCGTGGATCGTGGTGCCGCACCCGGGGCGGCCCGCTGGCGTGACGAACTGGCTGGTCCGCCCGGACGGCTCAGGGACGCTGAACGACCCAGGGCTGCTGGAGCTCGCCATGCACGAAGCGGTGGCGGGGGAGGGGTAG